The Thermodesulfobacteriota bacterium genome contains the following window.
TCCTGGCTGCCCTGAAACTAGCCGATATTCATTATCATCGCAAAGAATATGAAGAGGCCGTCAGCGCCTACCAGGAGTTTGAGAAGCTTCATCCAACCAATGAGGCCTTGCCCTACGTAACCTATCAGATCGGCATGTCTTATTTCAGGCAGATGCTTGGTGTCGACCGTGACCAGGCCGCTACCAGAAATGCCTTGAATGAATTTCACCGCTTACTGAACACGTACCCGGACAGTCCATACGTTATTGAGGCGAAAGAAAAGATCAGGCAGTGCCGGGAAAAATTGGCCGAACACGAGTTATATGTAGGCAGGTTCTATCTAAGGACCGAACAATATCAGGCGGCTTTAAACCGCCTGAGACGACTGGTAAGCGACTATCCGGAGACCTCGGCTAAAGAAAAAGCCCTGGCCCTTATCAAACAGTGCGAGGGAAAGCTCGCCGCAGACGTCTCATAATATAGCATTCAGCCGCCAGCTCGCCACAATACCGGCGAATCTTCGACGGTCAGCTTTCAGCCACTTAATGTAGCCTTCAGCCCTCAGCCACAACCTTATAAACAATATCCAGCGCCTCAGGAAGCTTATCGACCTTAGTGCCGCCGGCTTGGGCCATATCCGGCCGTCCACCGCCACTGCCGCCTACCAGTTGGGCCACTTTTTTAACGATATCTCCGGCATGAAATCTCTTGGTCAGGTCTTTGGTAACCACGGCCACAAGGTGGACTTTGTTATCATGGATACCTCCGAGCACGACTATACCCGACCCGATCTTGTCACGAAATCTGTCGGCGAGTTCCCGCAGGGTCCTGGGACTATCTATGGGGACTATCGTAGAAAGGACATGGAACCCATCCATTTTTCTGGCGCCTTGCAGGATACCGTCCAATCCCTGGATGGTAAGTTTAGACGTTAAATCAGCGACTTCCTTTTCCAGTTCTTTCTGTCTGGTTATTAATTTCTCTATCTTGTTTTCTAATTCTTCCGTGCCCGCTTTCAAAAGATGGCCCAGTCGCTTTAATCTTAGATCCTGTTCCTGCGCCAACCTCAGGGCCACACTGCCGGTTACGGCCTCTATACGGCGGATGCCGGCGGCTACCCCGCCTTCACCCACGATCTTGAACAGACCTATATCACCGGTCCGGGCCGCATGCGTACCCCCGCAAAGTTCCTTGCTGAAAGGGCCGATAGATACCACCCGCACCCGGTCTCCATACTTTTCCCCAAAGAGGGCGGTCGCCCCGTTTTGTATGGCCTGTTCCAGGGCCTGTATATCCGTCTCCAGGGGAATATTCTCCCGGATCTTCCCGTTGACTATGGCCTCGATTCTCTCCAGGTCAGCCGCCTCTACCGGCGAAAAATGCGTGAAATCAAAACGCAGTCTATCCGGGGCCACCAGAGAGCCGGACTGCCGGACATGCTCACCCAGGACGGTTCGCAGTGCGGCATGGAGGAGATGGGTGGCGGTATGGTTTAGGGCCACGGACTGCCGTCGCTCCGGGGATATGGCCAGTTCTACCTCTTCGCCGGCCTTTATTTTCCCATCTATCACCCGGCCGCGATGTACATAAAGCCTGCCCGCTATGCTGATAGTTTCCTCGATAACCACCGTGCCTGTATGTCCTCTGATGGTCCCCTGATCTCCTACCTGCCCCCCGGCCTCCGCATAGAAAGGCGTCTTTTCCACCACGACCTCCACCGCCTCGCCTTTTCCCGCCTCCGCCACTGCCTCGCCATTTTTGACCAATAGCCACAACCGGGAGCGGGTCGAGCAGACCGCATAGCCGACAAACTCCGTCTTTTGCCCTTTGTCCAGCAGGTCGCGAAATACAAGAGGAATCTCCATTGGTTCACCCTTCCAGGCCTTCTTGGAGAGCTCGCGTTGTCTGGCCATATACTCCTGGAAACCGGCATTATCGATTTCAAGGCCGTTTTCCTGCCCTATATCCTGGATGATGTCTATGGGAAACCCGTAGGTATCGTAGAGTTTAAAGACGGTATCACCTGATATAATATGCCCCCCCCTGGCCCTCAGGTCGGCTATTTCCTCCTGAAGGAGACGGAGGCCGAAGTCTAGGGTCTCCGCAAAGCGTTCCTCTTCATTTAAAAGGACCTTTCTCGCAAAATCGGCAGATTCTATTAATTCCGGGTAGGTCTTCCCCATAATACCGGCCGCAACGCCGGTTATCTCGCCCAGAAAGGGTTTGGTAAGACCAAGCTCCTGGCCATAACGGACGGCGCGGCGCAGTATCCTTCTGAGCACATAGCCGCGGCCTTCGTTGGAGGGCAACACCCCGTCGGCGATGAGAAAGGCGGCTGCCCGGCTGTGATCGGCAATGACCCGCATGGCCATATCGCGGGCCTCACCCTGGCCATAAGAGGTCCCGGCCAGGCCGGCTATGGCCGCGATGATTCCCTGAAACAGGTCGGATTCATAGTTGCTTTTTTTGCCCTGCAGGACCGCGGCAATACGTTCCAATCCCATACCCGTATCAATGCTGGGCCGGGGCAGCGGATGCAGCTCTCCTTTTTCATTCCGGTAGTACTGCATAAAGACCAGATTCCACAGTTCCAGGTAACGATCGCAATCACAACCTACCCGGCAATCCGGCCTACGGCAGCCGATCCCCTCGCCCTGATCAATGAGGATTTCAGAACAGGGCCCGCAGGGGCCGGTATCCCCCATGGCCCAGAAGTTATCCTTTTCCCCGAGCCTGACTATTCTTTCCGCAGGCAGACCTATTTTTGTACGCCAGATTTCATAGGCCTCGTTATCCTGTTCATAGACGGAAACCCACAACTTTTCTGCAGGCAGTTTTAGGTGCCCGGTCAAAAACTCCCAGGCAAAGGCGATGGCTTCCTCCTTGAAATAGTCTCCAAAGGAAAAATTACCCAGCATCTCAAAAAACGTATGATGCCGCGCCGTCCGGCCCACATTTTCCAGGTCGTTGTGCTTGCCGCCGGCCCGCATACACTTTTGTACCGAAACCGCCCGGACATAATCGCGCCTTTCCCCTCCCAGAAATACCTGTTTAAACTGGACCATCCCGGCATTGGTAAAAAGCAGGGTTGGGTCATCGGCCGGCACCAGGGATGAGCTTTTAACTACCGTATGGCCTTTTGTAACAAAATACTCTATAAATTTTTCTCTGATCTCCTGTCCGGTCATTTATTTGTCCTGTTTTGCCGCCTTTTCCGTATCGCTCCCGGCAATCCCATAGGCTTCTTTAATTCTGTCCTCAATGGCCGCCATTACCGCAGGATTGTCCCTTAGGAATAACCGGGCATTTTCACGTCCCTGGCCGATTCTTTCCCCGCTATAGGAATACCACGCGCCGCTCTTATCAATTATGTTCACGGCCGTAGCCAGGTCCAGGACGTCCATCTCCCTGGATATACCCGAACCGTATAAAATATCAAATTCTGCCTCTTTGAAGGGCGGCGCCATCTTATTTTTGACCACCTTCACCCTTGTGCGGCTGCCTACAATATCCTGCCCCTCCTTGAGATTGCCTATCTTTCGAATATCAAGACGCATAGAGGCATAAAACTTAAGGGCCGTGCCGCCCGTAGTCGTCTCCGGGTTGCCATAGAAGACACCGATTTTCATGCGTATCTGATTAATGAATATCACCGAGGTCAGAGACCGGCTGATGCTGCCGGTAAGCTTGCGCAGGGCCTGGGACATGAGGCGGGCTTGAAGTCCGACATGAGAATCGCCCATTTCCCCTTCTATCTCGGCGCGCGGAACGAGCGCTGCCACGGAGTCAACGACCAGTACATCTACCGCCCCGCTACGCACCAACACCTCGGCAATTTCCAGGGCCTGTTCACCGGTATCCGGCTGAGACACCAAAAGCTCATCGGTCTTAACCCCCAGCTTTTGCGCATAACCCACATCCAGGGCATGTTCTGCGTCAATGAAGGCTGCTGTACCCCCTCTTCTCTGGGCCTCCGCCACAATATGTAAGGCCAGGGTCGTCTTACCGGAAGACTCCGGCCCGAAGATCTCGGTTACTCTCCCGCGGGGGATACCCCCTATGCCGGAGGCTATATCTAAAGCCAGGGAGCCGGTCGGAATAATGGGGACATCCACTACCCGTTCGTTAGCCCCCAGGCGCATAATAGAGCCTTTTCCGAATTGTTTTTCGATTTGGATGACGGCCAGTTCTACGGCTTTGCTTTTATCCATTGGTGTTGCCATGTTATCCCTCCAGTTTTTATTAAGGCTGATATTAACCTATTAATGGTAGTCGCCGCAAGGGGGTATAGATGGCGCCTTCAGGGCGCAGGGCGCTTTTATAGAGTATTAGCTCATTGACGGTAAAAGGAGTAAAGTTTATATCTTTAAGCCCTTCAATTTTATGGGCCAAATCCGAGGCCCTCTTATAGGAACGTACCCGTCCCAGGGTCAAATGCGGGGTAAATGGTCTGTCTTCTGCCGGAAAACCCAGGCCGGAAAGGGCCTGTTCGATACTTTTCTGTATAACCATCAAACGCTCTATATCGCCGGTCATCCCGATCCAGATGACCCGCGGCCGCCTTAAATCCGGGAAGGCGCCTATACCTTCGGCCTTCAAGACCAGCGGCTTCCGGTCAGTTATAACCCCGCTTACCGCATTAACGATGGGCTCAACCTTTCCTTCCTCAATATTGCCGAAAAATTTCAAAGTAAGATGGATGCCTTCCGGCCTGACCCATTTTATATCGGCAGCCGGGGTGCGTAGCCCCATGGTAGCGCTAACTATAGATTCACGAAGATCCATGGGCGGATCAACTGCCAAAAACGAGCGTATCATGCGCCAGATACCTTCTCAATCCATCCAGGGCGGTCTCTGCCGCTACCTTTTGAATCATCTCACGCGTGCCCCGGAACAAAAAATGATGAGCTACCGTATTTCCGGGAACGGCCAGGCCGATATAGACTGTCCCCACCGGTTTTTCCGGTGTACCACCAGTAGGGCCGGCAATGCCGGTTACCGAAAGACCGATATCGGTGCGGCTTTTCTCTTTAACTCCGCGCGCCATCTGTTCAGCCACCTCGGCGCTGACTGCGCCAAAGGCAGTAAGCGTCTCTTCAGAGACATGGAGAAGTTCCACCTTTGAGAGGTTACTGTAGGTGATAACCCCTCGCTCGAAATAATCCGAGCTTCCAGGTATTTTGGTCAGGCGGTGTCCAAGCAGCCCGCCCGTACACGATTCCGCCACAGAGAGACTAAGCTTCCTGGCCCTTAAAAAGTCCCCCACTACTTTCTCCAGCGTATCGTCCCCATAGCCAAAGATATGCGGATACAATCTCGCTTCCAGTTCTGCCTTGGCCCTGGAAAGGATAGCCTCAGTCTCACCCAGGGGTTCACTACTGAAAGTCAAGGTCACGTGGACTTCAGGAAAATCGGGATAATAACCGATTTTAAGCCTGGGATAAATCTCTTCCAGATCCGCACAGCGGGCATTTATCTCTGACTCGACCAGCCCGAAGGTCTTTATGACTTCCTGCCTGGTAACCACAGAGGGCCTCCATTTGGTTGCCAGGTACGGCAAGACCTTGCGGTCCAGGAGGTCCTTCATCTGATCGGGAACCCCGGGCAGAAAAAAAAGAGTTTTCCCCTCGTGCTCCAGAAAATAACCGGCCGCTTTGCCTATTTCATCCAGTAGGGTGGCCCCTTCAGGCAGCCAGGCCAGCTTAAGGTATTCTTCACACGGTTTCTCCCCTTTGGCCTGGAAGTATTTTTCGATTCGCTCTCTGATCTCATTGTGAAATACAAGCCTGCGGCCAAGGATGCGGGAAGTTACTTCCGTGGTCAGATCATCACTGGTAGGCCCCAGCCCGCCCGTAACTATCACAAAGTCGGCCTTCTGCATGGCCTGAGTGAGCCCCTCTTCTATAGATTCCGGCTGGTCTCCCACGATGCTCATCTTCCTTATAACATAACCCGCCTCAAAAAACCGCCTGGCCGCAAATAGGCTGGTAGTATTTGGGACCCGTCCCACCAATAATTCATCGCCGATGGCTATAATCTCACCTTTCATGGATTATCCCTATAATGCCAATTTTGGTAGCCGCAGCCTTTAGGCCGCGGTGATGTAGAGGATAAGGCGTAAAATCAAGTTGGCATATATGCCTGCGACAATGTCGTCAGCCACTATACCGTAACCTCCGGGTAATACTCCCTCAAGCGTTTTAGCAGGAAATATCTTGGTAATATCAAAGAAACGAAAAAGTAAGAACCCAACCACAACCGCCCAACCGGTTGGAGGAATTTGCGTAAGAGTTACCGCCATCCCGGCAATTTCGTCAATTACTATGGAAGAGTCGTCTTTTTGTCCGGTTATGATCTCTGCCTGATGAGCGACTATGACTGCCAGAAAAATCAGCACGATAAGGCCGGGGAGATAGAAGAGCAGCGAATATCGCGCCAGCAAATAATGAAATAATACCCCCCACAGGCTGCCCCACGTCCCCGGGGCCAGAGGTAACCGTCCGAAATAGGCCCCTGTGGCCAAAAAGAGTATCAAACTACGCAAGACTTAATTATCCTTTTGAGAATATCTTTTAGTTTTCATCCGGGAACCCAAGGATTCCGGATGGAGCAATCAGCACTCAGCCATCAGCGTTCAGCTTAATGTGATGTTTGTCTTAGATTTTTGCTGACAGCTAATCGCTGATCGCTGAAAGCGTGAAGCCGGAAACAGTAGTTTCCGGATGAACATTAATTAATCAGCCTGCTCTCCAGCACCGGCCAGGGCGATCTTCTGATATACATATTTGAGGGGGACATTGTATTCGTTGGCTATTTTTCGGCATTCTTCATACTCAGGATAAACAATCCGCCGTCCATCCGTTCCCCTCGCTATCTTTACCTTTACCAGACCCCACTCCGTCCTGACCTGGCCCACAGTGCGTTCTACAGCAAAACGCCGGGCTTCGTAATAGCGCAGCCC
Protein-coding sequences here:
- a CDS encoding competence/damage-inducible protein A; its protein translation is MKGEIIAIGDELLVGRVPNTTSLFAARRFFEAGYVIRKMSIVGDQPESIEEGLTQAMQKADFVIVTGGLGPTSDDLTTEVTSRILGRRLVFHNEIRERIEKYFQAKGEKPCEEYLKLAWLPEGATLLDEIGKAAGYFLEHEGKTLFFLPGVPDQMKDLLDRKVLPYLATKWRPSVVTRQEVIKTFGLVESEINARCADLEEIYPRLKIGYYPDFPEVHVTLTFSSEPLGETEAILSRAKAELEARLYPHIFGYGDDTLEKVVGDFLRARKLSLSVAESCTGGLLGHRLTKIPGSSDYFERGVITYSNLSKVELLHVSEETLTAFGAVSAEVAEQMARGVKEKSRTDIGLSVTGIAGPTGGTPEKPVGTVYIGLAVPGNTVAHHFLFRGTREMIQKVAAETALDGLRRYLAHDTLVFGS
- the alaS gene encoding alanine--tRNA ligase, producing the protein MTGQEIREKFIEYFVTKGHTVVKSSSLVPADDPTLLFTNAGMVQFKQVFLGGERRDYVRAVSVQKCMRAGGKHNDLENVGRTARHHTFFEMLGNFSFGDYFKEEAIAFAWEFLTGHLKLPAEKLWVSVYEQDNEAYEIWRTKIGLPAERIVRLGEKDNFWAMGDTGPCGPCSEILIDQGEGIGCRRPDCRVGCDCDRYLELWNLVFMQYYRNEKGELHPLPRPSIDTGMGLERIAAVLQGKKSNYESDLFQGIIAAIAGLAGTSYGQGEARDMAMRVIADHSRAAAFLIADGVLPSNEGRGYVLRRILRRAVRYGQELGLTKPFLGEITGVAAGIMGKTYPELIESADFARKVLLNEEERFAETLDFGLRLLQEEIADLRARGGHIISGDTVFKLYDTYGFPIDIIQDIGQENGLEIDNAGFQEYMARQRELSKKAWKGEPMEIPLVFRDLLDKGQKTEFVGYAVCSTRSRLWLLVKNGEAVAEAGKGEAVEVVVEKTPFYAEAGGQVGDQGTIRGHTGTVVIEETISIAGRLYVHRGRVIDGKIKAGEEVELAISPERRQSVALNHTATHLLHAALRTVLGEHVRQSGSLVAPDRLRFDFTHFSPVEAADLERIEAIVNGKIRENIPLETDIQALEQAIQNGATALFGEKYGDRVRVVSIGPFSKELCGGTHAARTGDIGLFKIVGEGGVAAGIRRIEAVTGSVALRLAQEQDLRLKRLGHLLKAGTEELENKIEKLITRQKELEKEVADLTSKLTIQGLDGILQGARKMDGFHVLSTIVPIDSPRTLRELADRFRDKIGSGIVVLGGIHDNKVHLVAVVTKDLTKRFHAGDIVKKVAQLVGGSGGGRPDMAQAGGTKVDKLPEALDIVYKVVAEG
- a CDS encoding outer membrane protein assembly factor BamD; its protein translation is MNKVKRIRSGDMQRIATFSFVLFFLLFFTGCATITSLVFPKPPSEKTAEELATSGMAYLRGGDYYKSAEAFQQIKDRHPFSQYSLLAALKLADIHYHRKEYEEAVSAYQEFEKLHPTNEALPYVTYQIGMSYFRQMLGVDRDQAATRNALNEFHRLLNTYPDSPYVIEAKEKIRQCREKLAEHELYVGRFYLRTEQYQAALNRLRRLVSDYPETSAKEKALALIKQCEGKLAADVS
- the recA gene encoding recombinase RecA produces the protein MATPMDKSKAVELAVIQIEKQFGKGSIMRLGANERVVDVPIIPTGSLALDIASGIGGIPRGRVTEIFGPESSGKTTLALHIVAEAQRRGGTAAFIDAEHALDVGYAQKLGVKTDELLVSQPDTGEQALEIAEVLVRSGAVDVLVVDSVAALVPRAEIEGEMGDSHVGLQARLMSQALRKLTGSISRSLTSVIFINQIRMKIGVFYGNPETTTGGTALKFYASMRLDIRKIGNLKEGQDIVGSRTRVKVVKNKMAPPFKEAEFDILYGSGISREMDVLDLATAVNIIDKSGAWYSYSGERIGQGRENARLFLRDNPAVMAAIEDRIKEAYGIAGSDTEKAAKQDK
- a CDS encoding phosphatidylglycerophosphatase A: MRSLILFLATGAYFGRLPLAPGTWGSLWGVLFHYLLARYSLLFYLPGLIVLIFLAVIVAHQAEIITGQKDDSSIVIDEIAGMAVTLTQIPPTGWAVVVGFLLFRFFDITKIFPAKTLEGVLPGGYGIVADDIVAGIYANLILRLILYITAA
- the thpR gene encoding RNA 2',3'-cyclic phosphodiesterase; this encodes MIRSFLAVDPPMDLRESIVSATMGLRTPAADIKWVRPEGIHLTLKFFGNIEEGKVEPIVNAVSGVITDRKPLVLKAEGIGAFPDLRRPRVIWIGMTGDIERLMVIQKSIEQALSGLGFPAEDRPFTPHLTLGRVRSYKRASDLAHKIEGLKDINFTPFTVNELILYKSALRPEGAIYTPLRRLPLIG